Genomic DNA from bacterium:
CGATAAAAAGGTTGCGCGCCACGGATACGGGATCGGCGCCGGCCGCCACCATCTCGCCGCAGATCCGGTACGCGTCGGGCGTGGAGTTCGAATTGTAAAACCGCGACGTATCGGAATAGATCCCCGTATACACGCACGTCGCCACGTCGGGATCGAATCGGTAGCCGAGCTTCAAGAGCAGCCTGTGGACCAACTCGCTCGACGAGCTTGCCGCCTCGTCCACCACGTTGACGCGCCCGAAAAACGGGTTCGACGCGTGATGGTCGAGGTTCACGATGGACGGATGATCCGCGATGCGATCGTGAATGCGCCCGACGCGGTGAAAGTCGCCGCAGTCAAGGACGAAGATCGCGTCGAAGACGGACAGGTCCTCCACCTTGCGAACCGCGCCGCGAGTGCCCGGTAAAAAGGCGAGCATTTCGGGCACGCCGTCTTGCGTGCAGAAGACCGCCGTCTTGCCCATGCGTTGAAGCGCGAGGGTGAGTGCCAGGCACGAGCCGATCGCGTCGCCGTCGGGATTCGTGTGCGGCAAGACGAGAAACGAGTGTTTCGCCCGGACGAGCCTCGCCGCCTCGGCGATGTCCTTAGTCGCCGGCATCCGCGTCATCCGCGCCGTCCGCGTCCGGAGCGCTCGACTCGCCGCCCTTTTCGCCCGCGCCTTCCGGCAGCACATCTCCGAGAAGATCGGAGATGCGCCGGCCCGTCTGTAGCGTGGGATCGTGCTTGAAACGCAGTTCCGGCGTGTGTTGCAGGGCAAGCTCGGCGCCGACGCGGCTGCGAAGGCGGCCGGCGGCGGATTCGAGCCCGGCGAGCGCGGCCTCAACGGTTTCGGACTCGTCGAACAGCGAAAAATACACCGTCGCGTAGCGGTTGTCCTTGGACATTTCCACGTCCGTCAGCGTGACGGCGCCGAGGCGCGGATCGGCCAGTTCGCCGACGAGCATGGCCGACAGCACGCGCTGGATCTGCGCCCCGACGCGATCGGCGCGCTTGAAGCCGGTGAATTTTCGGGATCGTTTCCTGGGCATGAAATCAGGCCGACAGGATCTCGACGCCGCAGTCGCCGACCTCGGCCAGTTGCAGGTTCTCGACGTAATCGAGCACGTGATCGAGCACCGAGTTGACGTGCCGGCGGTCGTTGCCGACGGTCACGAACGCCACGACGGCCGTGCC
This window encodes:
- a CDS encoding DHH family phosphoesterase, whose translation is MPATKDIAEAARLVRAKHSFLVLPHTNPDGDAIGSCLALTLALQRMGKTAVFCTQDGVPEMLAFLPGTRGAVRKVEDLSVFDAIFVLDCGDFHRVGRIHDRIADHPSIVNLDHHASNPFFGRVNVVDEAASSSSELVHRLLLKLGYRFDPDVATCVYTGIYSDTSRFYNSNSTPDAYRICGEMVAAGADPVSVARNLFIAQPREKVALFSAVLPTLRLEKDGRIAGMICALDVSQRLKATSELFEGFVDYPLSINGVEASYLLREVMTGEEGLRVKGSLRTTERVDAAAVSGFFGGGGHRRAAGFTAAGPLEDVRKRLIEQLKKQLKH
- the rbfA gene encoding 30S ribosome-binding factor RbfA, which codes for MPRKRSRKFTGFKRADRVGAQIQRVLSAMLVGELADPRLGAVTLTDVEMSKDNRYATVYFSLFDESETVEAALAGLESAAGRLRSRVGAELALQHTPELRFKHDPTLQTGRRISDLLGDVLPEGAGEKGGESSAPDADGADDADAGD